A genomic window from Helicobacter suis HS1 includes:
- a CDS encoding ArdC family protein: protein MTDMAHTCLKWKKAMGLTEQKTAFRDFLANEINLALEQGLTFKPNNRAYNTYSGSAYSGLNALILDAKQQEGNYTSNAWISLEEAQHLGADSRELEFIHNNTESSQNPQGSIKKASISYIKTHEIQSVQKKDANGNPIPVLDANGNQLHDRYGTYLFEMEKVRVEIPSKLEIKHLYNIECFKSLDQTRLKPLDSNSLKSMYVGQYFSTENQNLVIYDLSAKLTGAQYQRVLDYASQYNQHNQQHSQDKQYPRNAQNRQQYPQGQIQGAKANQPLQNNMPYGANQPHQQYSQQSLNQAPEFNQTSQHNQEIAMPQGLATPNSGEADMVQMMRTMMQLVQEQHKTIQKMAQEIAWLKQQQHTQNNALNAVHFATPSKGRGR from the coding sequence ATGACAGATATGGCACATACTTGTTTGAAATGGAAAAAAGCAATGGGTTTAACCGAACAAAAAACAGCCTTTAGAGATTTCCTAGCTAATGAAATTAATTTGGCTCTTGAGCAAGGCTTGACCTTTAAGCCCAATAATAGAGCCTATAACACCTATTCAGGTAGTGCTTATAGTGGCTTGAACGCCTTGATTTTAGATGCTAAACAGCAAGAGGGCAATTATACTAGCAATGCGTGGATTAGTCTTGAGGAAGCCCAACACTTAGGAGCAGATTCTAGAGAGCTAGAGTTCATCCACAACAACACAGAGTCTAGCCAAAACCCTCAAGGCTCAATCAAAAAGGCGAGCATTAGCTACATTAAGACCCATGAAATACAAAGTGTCCAAAAGAAAGACGCTAATGGCAATCCCATTCCCGTATTGGATGCCAATGGCAACCAACTCCATGACAGATATGGCACATACTTGTTTGAAATGGAAAAAGTGCGTGTAGAAATCCCCTCTAAATTAGAGATCAAGCATCTCTACAATATAGAATGCTTTAAGAGCCTTGATCAAACACGCCTAAAACCTCTAGATTCTAATAGTCTTAAGTCTATGTATGTTGGACAGTACTTCTCCACAGAAAACCAAAATCTAGTGATTTACGATCTCTCCGCCAAGCTCACAGGAGCGCAATACCAAAGGGTGTTAGACTATGCAAGCCAGTATAACCAACACAACCAGCAACACTCTCAAGACAAGCAATACCCAAGAAATGCTCAGAATAGACAGCAATACCCACAGGGGCAAATACAAGGCGCTAAAGCTAACCAGCCACTCCAAAACAATATGCCTTATGGTGCAAACCAACCACACCAGCAATACAGCCAACAATCCTTAAACCAAGCGCCTGAGTTCAACCAAACAAGCCAACATAACCAAGAAATAGCAATGCCACAAGGATTGGCTACTCCAAATTCTGGAGAGGCAGATATGGTGCAGATGATGCGCACAATGATGCAACTGGTGCAAGAACAACACAAAACCATCCAAAAGATGGCTCAAGAGATCGCATGGCTTAAGCAACAGCAACACACCCAAAACAATGCCCTAAACGCAGTACACTTTGCAACTCCCTCTAAGGGGAGGGGGCGCTAA
- a CDS encoding ribbon-helix-helix domain-containing protein yields the protein MDSIDAALNHPITQENTFQSKEQPERKKPGRKKVPTEELKKNYTVQLYFSKEEYEKLGKLAYEEAESVSSYIKRQIVKMLR from the coding sequence ATGGATAGCATAGATGCAGCCTTAAACCACCCCATCACACAAGAAAACACCTTTCAAAGTAAGGAGCAACCAGAGAGAAAAAAGCCCGGACGCAAGAAAGTCCCTACTGAAGAACTAAAAAAGAACTATACCGTGCAGTTATACTTTTCAAAAGAGGAATATGAAAAACTAGGAAAACTAGCCTATGAGGAGGCAGAGAGTGTAAGCTCTTATATCAAGCGCCAGATTGTAAAGATGTTGCGCTAG
- a CDS encoding Fic family protein — MHYNPQFLDQLQILNSEQKQQLEALSFNFNDFAKMQGCIDKLRFDFIYSSAQIEGNTYDKLDTLALLEEGLTAGGKKYSDAKMILNLRNAFDVIL, encoded by the coding sequence ATGCACTACAATCCCCAATTCTTAGACCAGTTACAGATATTAAACTCAGAGCAAAAACAACAGCTAGAAGCTCTGAGTTTTAACTTTAATGATTTTGCAAAGATGCAGGGCTGTATTGATAAATTGCGCTTTGATTTTATCTATTCCTCCGCTCAGATTGAGGGCAACACCTATGATAAGTTAGATACACTCGCTTTACTAGAAGAGGGGCTAACTGCTGGGGGTAAGAAATATAGCGATGCTAAAATGATTTTAAATTTAAGAAATGCTTTTGATGTGATTCTTTAA
- a CDS encoding Fic family protein codes for MDYRQLLANTEYLLDLTIRMAHHSTAIEGNSLTQNETASILLEGFIPRAMNEREYYEVKNYQQLMPFLLTSLESETPIDNEFIKKIHAILMQHLIDNHGKFKTIQNVVLGADFETEKPYKVPTTLKDWCDNLTYQLDRAQSDDQKLAIIMDAHIKFERIHPFNDGNGRTGRSLIFYSVLEHNLMPFVIAKEAKDIYMQAMRTENAQQLVQLAKEAQIIEKKRIESFLEQNKHRIEVPNTTSSSQSDWLEPRKRKGRGF; via the coding sequence ATGGACTACCGACAACTTCTTGCCAACACAGAATATTTACTCGATCTCACCATTAGAATGGCACACCACAGCACAGCTATTGAAGGCAATTCTCTCACGCAGAATGAAACAGCAAGTATTTTATTGGAGGGTTTTATCCCTAGGGCAATGAATGAGAGAGAATACTATGAGGTTAAAAATTACCAACAACTTATGCCTTTCTTGCTTACAAGTCTAGAGAGTGAAACACCTATAGACAATGAGTTTATCAAGAAAATCCATGCCATTCTTATGCAACATCTCATTGATAATCACGGGAAATTTAAAACCATCCAAAATGTTGTGTTGGGTGCAGACTTTGAAACAGAAAAACCCTATAAAGTCCCTACAACACTCAAGGACTGGTGTGATAATCTTACCTACCAACTAGATCGCGCACAGAGCGATGATCAGAAGCTAGCTATCATTATGGATGCCCATATCAAATTTGAGCGCATCCATCCCTTTAATGATGGGAATGGGCGCACGGGGCGTTCTTTGATCTTTTATAGTGTGTTAGAACACAATCTCATGCCTTTTGTGATCGCTAAAGAAGCCAAAGACATCTATATGCAGGCTATGCGCACAGAGAATGCACAGCAATTAGTCCAACTAGCTAAAGAAGCACAGATAATAGAGAAAAAGAGGATAGAAAGTTTTTTGGAACAAAACAAACACCGCATAGAAGTACCAAACACCACTTCTTCTAGCCAATCAGATTGGCTAGAGCCTAGAAAACGCAAAGGACGAGGATTCTAG
- a CDS encoding Fic family protein, with the protein MSQELVSTNNCGVMRNHNITGITGTSYLPLACGDRLHTEMKHLFKQYASLDHPFERAIYLHNNLCYLQYFEDCNKRTARCMQFLSLKNDNQMPLVLVDDDPTLYKQYREALIVYYERGDYQNYLDFFIQTYQREATFLKEVQALAHHNQTTPHRKRR; encoded by the coding sequence TTGTCTCAGGAACTAGTTTCTACTAACAATTGTGGGGTGATGCGTAACCACAATATTACTGGTATCACAGGCACTTCTTATCTACCCCTTGCATGTGGAGATAGACTCCATACAGAGATGAAGCACTTATTTAAACAATATGCTAGCCTTGATCACCCCTTTGAGCGGGCTATTTATTTGCACAATAATCTGTGCTATTTGCAATATTTTGAGGATTGCAACAAACGCACGGCAAGGTGTATGCAATTTTTATCTCTTAAAAATGATAATCAAATGCCATTGGTGCTTGTAGATGATGATCCAACGCTTTATAAGCAATACAGAGAAGCTTTGATTGTCTATTACGAGAGAGGGGATTATCAGAACTACCTAGATTTTTTTATCCAAACCTATCAGAGAGAAGCCACATTTTTAAAAGAAGTGCAAGCATTGGCACACCATAACCAAACTACACCTCATAGAAAGCGGAGATAA
- a CDS encoding P-loop NTPase family protein, giving the protein MIISVINKKGGVGKTAFSFSIAKDFGLFLQSNDNSLIEQLYQGKAKISAYPKLIANCVYDFGGFVQKGVLEILKASDVLLVPCTPLYNAILRTLESLQELHPLNPNIFVLITNWTSLPEKEQCAQKIQEKYKHLSFFYFKHSKILENSMQQGLSFTELASRSPLAKNAYKHFMNEYTRLLNTLS; this is encoded by the coding sequence ATGATCATCTCTGTGATCAACAAAAAAGGTGGTGTAGGCAAAACAGCTTTTAGCTTTTCCATTGCTAAGGATTTTGGATTGTTTTTACAGAGCAATGACAATTCTCTTATTGAACAGCTTTATCAGGGCAAAGCTAAGATCAGTGCTTATCCTAAGTTAATTGCTAATTGTGTCTATGACTTTGGGGGGTTTGTGCAAAAGGGTGTGTTAGAGATTCTTAAAGCCAGCGATGTGCTACTTGTGCCCTGCACCCCGCTTTATAATGCTATCTTGCGCACTTTAGAGAGCCTGCAGGAGTTACACCCTCTTAATCCTAACATCTTTGTTCTCATCACAAATTGGACTAGTTTGCCAGAGAAAGAACAATGCGCCCAAAAGATTCAAGAAAAATATAAACATCTCTCTTTCTTTTACTTCAAGCACTCTAAAATCTTAGAAAATAGCATGCAACAGGGATTGAGCTTTACAGAACTTGCTAGCCGCAGTCCTTTGGCCAAGAATGCCTACAAGCACTTTATGAACGAGTATACCCGCCTTTTAAACACTCTATCTTAA
- a CDS encoding type IA DNA topoisomerase, protein MQKPDIIIIESPNKIKKIASITGAKVFATIGHFMELEGIEGESFTPKFVYKTDKKQQIYAMIEQCKNKRICIATDPDREGYAIGKMFYEKIKNVAKEVFRAEFHEITESGIIRGLENALLFENTNFNYYESFLARSVSDYYIGFSLSPYLGDCLQQRKGNSAGRVQTPCLKLIVDRDKEIASFKALPESQRVSYQMQAKIYDEHNKEVILRHCDSEGKEIKFESQEQALAVLAPLKECKVALVLDIKHSTTSSPPPKPFITSSLLKAGSSQLGLSTQKVQEYAQKLFEAGLITYIRTDAETLSQEFLEKAEEFYKPIYPDCYERRAYKAKNSQAEAHEAIRITHCHKFEDTQHLLNQAGMTDSQAQALYKLIFQRTLESQGKVAIYAKQDLLFKIKDHYFKCSVRSLQEAGYLDMFKRTEQAKDTEQTENEQMAHLDLKVESVVGLIALEIAKIHKHAKSAYAEASFIEVLEKNGIGRPSTYASYLPKLLSREYIHITPDKKRVVNATHKGQKVISIFEKSPYSWIVDTQFSALMEELLDKIAREECSYLEYMQMIAKKCPQMPSLAQREEYPLRAPKESQIKYVQDILRDLNMELPSEFAGYARDDRITKAFLDKFIPKHKEIREKAKQEGHCLGNGAPANKPATDKQIAFAESLAKKHNVKLPKDYKSNMQVCSGFIEEWRGK, encoded by the coding sequence ATGCAAAAACCAGACATCATCATCATTGAATCCCCCAACAAGATTAAAAAGATTGCCAGCATCACAGGAGCTAAAGTCTTTGCCACTATAGGGCATTTTATGGAGCTTGAGGGCATTGAGGGGGAGAGTTTTACTCCCAAGTTTGTCTACAAAACAGACAAGAAACAGCAGATTTATGCAATGATTGAGCAATGCAAAAACAAGAGAATTTGTATTGCCACAGATCCAGATAGAGAGGGCTATGCCATTGGCAAGATGTTTTATGAGAAAATCAAAAATGTGGCTAAAGAGGTGTTTAGGGCAGAGTTTCACGAGATTACAGAGAGTGGCATTATACGAGGCTTAGAAAATGCCCTGTTATTTGAAAACACGAACTTTAATTACTACGAAAGCTTTTTAGCTAGAAGTGTGAGTGATTATTACATTGGCTTTTCTCTCTCCCCTTATCTAGGGGATTGCTTGCAACAAAGAAAGGGCAATAGTGCAGGCAGAGTACAAACCCCTTGCTTAAAACTCATTGTAGATAGAGACAAGGAGATAGCAAGCTTTAAAGCCCTGCCAGAGAGCCAGAGGGTGAGCTACCAAATGCAGGCTAAAATCTATGATGAACACAATAAAGAGGTCATTTTGAGGCATTGTGATAGTGAGGGCAAGGAAATCAAGTTTGAAAGCCAAGAGCAAGCTCTAGCAGTGCTTGCACCTCTTAAAGAGTGCAAAGTGGCTTTAGTGCTAGACATCAAACACTCTACAACCTCAAGCCCACCTCCCAAGCCCTTTATCACCTCTAGCCTTTTGAAAGCAGGCAGTAGCCAACTGGGCTTAAGCACACAGAAAGTCCAAGAATACGCCCAAAAGCTCTTTGAAGCAGGGTTGATCACCTACATTAGAACTGATGCAGAAACACTCAGTCAAGAATTTTTGGAGAAGGCAGAGGAATTTTATAAGCCTATTTATCCAGATTGCTATGAGCGCAGAGCTTATAAGGCTAAGAATAGCCAAGCAGAAGCACACGAGGCTATTAGGATCACACATTGCCACAAATTTGAAGACACACAACATCTCTTAAATCAAGCAGGTATGACAGATAGTCAGGCTCAAGCTCTATACAAACTTATTTTCCAAAGGACACTAGAAAGTCAGGGCAAAGTAGCTATCTATGCCAAGCAAGATTTGCTTTTCAAAATCAAAGACCACTACTTTAAGTGCAGTGTGCGTTCCTTGCAAGAGGCGGGGTATTTAGACATGTTTAAACGCACAGAGCAAGCAAAAGACACAGAACAAACAGAGAACGAGCAAATGGCACATTTGGATTTAAAAGTAGAAAGTGTGGTTGGTCTGATTGCTTTAGAGATAGCTAAAATCCATAAACATGCTAAGAGTGCCTACGCAGAAGCTAGCTTCATAGAAGTCTTAGAGAAAAATGGCATAGGCAGACCTAGCACCTATGCAAGTTACTTACCAAAACTCCTCAGTAGAGAATACATCCACATCACACCAGATAAAAAACGCGTTGTGAATGCTACCCATAAGGGGCAAAAGGTCATCAGTATTTTTGAAAAGAGCCCTTATAGTTGGATTGTGGATACCCAATTTAGCGCCTTAATGGAGGAGCTTTTAGATAAGATTGCTAGAGAGGAGTGTAGCTATCTGGAGTATATGCAAATGATTGCTAAGAAATGCCCACAGATGCCAAGCCTTGCTCAAAGAGAGGAGTATCCACTTAGAGCCCCTAAAGAGAGCCAAATTAAGTATGTGCAGGACATTTTAAGGGACTTGAACATGGAGCTACCTAGTGAGTTTGCTGGCTATGCTAGGGATGATAGAATCACTAAAGCCTTTTTAGACAAATTCATCCCCAAACACAAAGAGATCAGAGAAAAGGCTAAACAAGAGGGGCATTGTCTAGGCAATGGTGCTCCTGCAAATAAACCCGCTACTGACAAGCAAATTGCCTTTGCAGAAAGCTTGGCTAAAAAACACAATGTGAAGTTGCCTAAAGATTACAAGAGTAATATGCAGGTGTGTAGTGGCTTTATTGAGGAGTGGAGGGGGAAATAG
- a CDS encoding HipA domain-containing protein: protein MWYVLKNKDKEVVRFKLQVKEQVINDVKIKDYFIDDASIVLQPTLLPRSFDDYKSVTDNVEHWIRARKIPKNRAFVKEITKSLQLNPDNFLSYVDVTLALSLNDTYWIAPADKNYLWKDYNLYENSFNETLALVAFAGHSAKLEGLVTSPELTTNGMLKKCWRKNTVSGNIELLKGWSILGHNEYGKEPYCEYYMAQIAATLGFEHVHYDLQKFHGEIVSSCELFTNQQYGYLPMYYCLDKKTRIRKNDTATYLASMTKLYGEDAFYDLLLFDALTFNTDRHLGNFGMLIDNDTNEFVKPAPIFDNGMAFFNHITEYDLDNIPAYFTDEHSALGISFSRQLEIACQPRHIELLSKLAKFTFTRHEKYNLSEKWLQAGEKFIQQRSQEIIQIIAKKQAKSQETPLHSQTFPTPPTPQHKEPPTPSKRRRR, encoded by the coding sequence ATGTGGTATGTTTTAAAAAATAAAGATAAAGAGGTTGTGAGGTTTAAGTTACAAGTAAAAGAACAAGTAATAAATGATGTCAAAATCAAGGACTACTTCATAGACGACGCAAGTATCGTTTTACAACCTACTCTACTGCCTCGTTCCTTTGATGATTATAAAAGTGTTACGGACAATGTGGAACATTGGATCAGGGCTAGAAAAATCCCTAAGAATAGAGCATTTGTGAAAGAAATCACAAAATCTCTACAGCTCAATCCTGATAACTTTTTATCCTATGTGGATGTAACCCTAGCCCTCTCTCTTAACGACACCTATTGGATTGCCCCTGCAGATAAAAACTACCTCTGGAAAGACTACAACCTTTATGAAAATTCTTTCAATGAAACACTGGCTTTGGTAGCTTTTGCAGGGCATTCTGCAAAACTTGAGGGGCTTGTAACCAGTCCAGAGCTCACTACCAATGGCATGCTCAAGAAGTGTTGGCGCAAGAATACAGTGAGTGGCAATATAGAGCTTTTGAAGGGTTGGAGTATCCTTGGACACAACGAATATGGTAAAGAGCCCTATTGTGAGTACTACATGGCACAGATTGCTGCAACACTAGGGTTTGAACATGTGCACTATGACTTACAAAAATTTCACGGGGAAATTGTGAGTTCTTGTGAGCTTTTCACAAACCAACAATATGGGTATTTGCCTATGTATTACTGTCTTGATAAAAAAACACGCATTAGAAAAAATGACACAGCAACTTACCTAGCAAGCATGACCAAACTTTATGGAGAAGATGCGTTTTATGATCTTTTACTCTTTGATGCGCTTACTTTTAACACAGATAGACACTTGGGCAACTTTGGGATGTTGATTGATAACGACACCAATGAGTTTGTCAAACCCGCGCCTATTTTTGATAATGGCATGGCGTTTTTTAACCATATCACAGAATACGATTTAGACAACATTCCAGCCTACTTTACAGATGAACATAGTGCGCTAGGTATAAGTTTTTCAAGACAACTAGAAATTGCATGCCAACCCCGCCACATAGAATTACTTTCCAAACTGGCAAAGTTCACCTTCACCCGCCATGAGAAATACAATCTCTCTGAGAAGTGGTTACAAGCAGGAGAGAAGTTTATCCAACAAAGAAGCCAAGAAATTATTCAAATCATTGCTAAGAAACAAGCCAAATCCCAAGAAACACCCCTACACTCCCAAACTTTTCCTACACCACCAACACCACAACACAAAGAGCCCCCCACACCCTCTAAACGCAGGCGTAGGTGA
- a CDS encoding toprim domain-containing protein, translated as MDKIRAFVSALFQQMNQDKNQAYQQYVQDVQAYKQWKRYEKEQAQKPKDTQPSSKTFKIAFSKPKYTDKHNPKEMPVQGWQEQSVNTLAELAQVIKSSPYSGAVFEKGYRNATNAKSFTNLLIYDIDNDKDSPQLPLKQAQDLLEKQSIESLVMPSKSHQIEKNGHITDRYRILIPTAQPLGCLDAKSFVGVNSLVAKTLGLYAYVDKKVLVDRGRAYYKSPESAESVFVKGKILDIEPFKQQVSQNLFEKKVPRQVFTPPSVVNPPDLSVNVILACDNDEQGQRYTQVLEEILFNLTNQLPEIYTPFAKDCNDDLRLSQIIGETSANASSVYGYVSRGLEQLENPYVYTKSKREILEKLENIATIKDFNTSTTNRLEKARTQVESKFKKRWHGK; from the coding sequence GTGGACAAGATACGCGCTTTTGTGAGTGCATTATTCCAACAGATGAACCAAGACAAGAATCAAGCCTACCAGCAGTATGTGCAAGATGTGCAAGCCTATAAGCAGTGGAAGCGTTATGAAAAAGAGCAAGCCCAAAAGCCTAAAGACACGCAACCTAGCAGCAAGACTTTTAAAATTGCCTTTTCAAAACCTAAATACACAGACAAGCACAATCCTAAAGAGATGCCTGTGCAAGGTTGGCAAGAACAGAGTGTGAATACTCTAGCAGAGTTAGCACAAGTTATCAAATCCTCCCCTTATTCTGGTGCGGTGTTTGAGAAGGGTTATCGCAACGCTACTAATGCTAAGAGTTTTACCAATCTACTAATCTATGACATTGACAATGACAAGGACAGCCCCCAACTCCCTCTCAAGCAGGCTCAAGATTTGTTAGAGAAACAAAGCATTGAAAGCTTGGTGATGCCCTCTAAGAGCCATCAGATAGAAAAGAACGGACACATCACTGATAGATATCGTATCCTCATCCCTACAGCACAACCTTTAGGCTGTTTAGATGCAAAAAGCTTTGTGGGAGTGAATAGCTTGGTGGCTAAGACTTTGGGGCTATATGCCTATGTAGACAAGAAAGTCTTAGTGGATAGGGGAAGGGCGTATTATAAGAGCCCTGAGAGTGCCGAGTCTGTGTTTGTGAAAGGCAAGATATTAGACATAGAGCCCTTCAAACAGCAAGTCTCTCAAAATCTCTTTGAGAAGAAAGTTCCTAGACAAGTATTCACCCCTCCTAGTGTAGTTAATCCCCCTGACTTATCTGTCAATGTCATTTTAGCTTGTGATAATGATGAGCAGGGGCAACGCTACACACAGGTGTTAGAGGAGATACTATTCAATCTTACCAATCAATTACCGGAAATCTACACCCCCTTTGCCAAAGATTGTAACGATGATCTCAGACTAAGCCAGATTATAGGGGAAACAAGTGCAAACGCCAGTAGTGTGTATGGGTATGTTTCTAGGGGACTTGAGCAGTTAGAAAACCCCTATGTCTATACCAAGAGCAAAAGAGAGATTTTAGAGAAATTAGAAAATATTGCCACAATC